From one Lysinibacillus sp. G4S2 genomic stretch:
- a CDS encoding DUF2750 domain-containing protein — translation MGKGFETSPEFKAMIKKSARDRYIYSVKRIADWEEAWSLKLNEGFVTTSDKEGNLSMPIWPFKEYAMKCIGDEWENCKTQKIDLHTLIEEILPNLSEEGTQVVVFKVPENPEVVRVSADDFKNNLLYECSQLE, via the coding sequence ATGGGTAAGGGATTTGAAACGAGTCCAGAGTTTAAAGCCATGATAAAAAAATCAGCTAGAGATAGATATATTTACTCTGTAAAACGTATTGCAGACTGGGAAGAGGCGTGGTCTTTGAAATTAAATGAAGGGTTTGTTACAACTTCAGATAAAGAGGGAAATCTGTCTATGCCTATCTGGCCATTTAAAGAGTATGCTATGAAATGCATAGGAGATGAATGGGAAAACTGTAAAACACAAAAAATAGATTTACATACACTGATAGAAGAAATATTACCTAACCTATCAGAGGAGGGAACGCAAGTAGTTGTATTTAAAGTTCCGGAAAATCCAGAAGTTGTAAGAGTATCTGCGGATGACTTTAAAAATAATTTATTATATGAATGTTCTCAATTAGAATAG
- a CDS encoding DUF4240 domain-containing protein has translation MGNFNFILPLEISDVVSDWFWDIIRNANQKADKLREILREMDQESIIKFQEQFLEAAAVLQDEPFLNYMEESEDGIEDVSYLVVSRGKKYYAEILNDPKKIPFTAENCEILYGLADEICIEKFGESTKVY, from the coding sequence ATGGGAAATTTTAATTTTATTTTACCACTAGAAATCAGTGACGTTGTAAGCGATTGGTTTTGGGATATTATTAGGAACGCAAATCAGAAGGCGGATAAATTAAGAGAAATATTAAGAGAAATGGATCAAGAGAGTATTATAAAGTTTCAGGAACAATTTTTAGAAGCGGCAGCTGTATTACAAGATGAACCATTTTTGAATTATATGGAAGAGTCAGAGGATGGAATTGAAGATGTAAGTTATTTGGTAGTAAGTAGGGGGAAGAAATATTATGCGGAGATACTTAATGATCCTAAGAAAATCCCTTTTACAGCTGAAAATTGTGAAATTCTATACGGTCTCGCAGATGAAATATGTATTGAAAAGTTCGGCGAGTCAACAAAGGTATATTAA
- a CDS encoding Imm26 family immunity protein, translated as MKTPKSKFQVGDIFSVKQDNSEYAFGRCISQISLGHIVEIFDYFSEENIFDTNMTNKRLFEPIPIDTWGLFGKRKKEGTWTVIGHEDYYIPENVDHLRYWGMAAEKDTDTKLMGVFDNDCGDIKYSIVNGDKHRIQSIGLHFKIKGRENEVFLLRSPWGDIQVKEEIKKYRQVVK; from the coding sequence ATGAAAACGCCTAAAAGTAAGTTCCAAGTGGGAGATATTTTTAGTGTAAAACAAGATAATAGTGAGTATGCATTTGGACGCTGTATTTCTCAAATAAGTTTAGGACATATCGTTGAAATTTTCGATTATTTTTCAGAAGAAAATATCTTTGATACAAATATGACCAACAAAAGGCTTTTCGAGCCAATTCCTATAGATACTTGGGGATTATTCGGTAAAAGAAAGAAAGAAGGAACTTGGACGGTAATTGGTCATGAAGATTATTACATACCTGAAAATGTTGATCATTTGCGCTATTGGGGGATGGCTGCTGAAAAGGATACAGATACGAAACTAATGGGTGTTTTTGATAATGATTGCGGAGATATAAAATACTCTATAGTTAATGGCGACAAACATCGAATTCAATCAATAGGATTACATTTTAAAATTAAAGGTAGAGAGAATGAAGTTTTTTTACTTAGAAGTCCATGGGGAGACATACAGGTTAAGGAAGAAATTAAAAAATACAGACAAGTGGTAAAGTAG
- a CDS encoding DUF6630 family protein — protein MNAMLLLVQKLSCDAEDQILSEVSLAIEKPETYFEKFEDRLDERGIESPIDELAWISLVDALLDEDLAFEIDWKVTGVYICDVVDELLDRKKMACISWEEFEDGEFDGLPTPQYLNEVSKKLMEQGISLACLDIECDCYVLVTVPSSDIDEIKKLAQEAGYKIQDSF, from the coding sequence ATGAATGCAATGCTGTTACTGGTGCAAAAGCTTTCATGTGATGCGGAAGATCAAATTTTGTCAGAGGTTTCATTAGCTATAGAAAAGCCAGAAACCTATTTCGAGAAGTTCGAAGATCGACTTGATGAAAGAGGAATAGAAAGCCCGATTGATGAATTGGCATGGATTTCTTTAGTGGATGCACTTCTTGATGAAGATTTAGCATTTGAAATCGATTGGAAAGTAACAGGGGTATACATTTGCGATGTTGTTGATGAATTGTTAGATAGGAAAAAAATGGCGTGCATAAGCTGGGAAGAGTTTGAAGATGGAGAATTTGATGGGCTGCCAACGCCTCAGTATTTAAATGAAGTTTCCAAAAAATTAATGGAACAAGGAATTTCGTTGGCATGTTTGGATATCGAATGTGACTGTTACGTTCTTGTTACTGTTCCTTCATCTGACATTGATGAAATTAAGAAGTTGGCACAAGAAGCAGGATATAAAATACAAGATTCTTTTTGA
- a CDS encoding DUF4303 domain-containing protein: MDKDLKLLVDEIALATEITFVNLFQNKETYYYCALVTTGEAVAPVISAWSWEALENVAKKYSKEDAELIKWSYADSPYCNFGCENFETERKLFNERLLDYTDEIKWFKEVDFRLEAMVLAMEKIDKKEIFSLNQPRSKVYVNVEVIPPDETNTIRALRLNKRGNILAWLNEAAEE, encoded by the coding sequence ATGGATAAAGATTTAAAGTTATTAGTTGATGAAATAGCGCTCGCTACAGAAATAACCTTTGTGAATTTATTCCAAAACAAAGAAACGTATTATTATTGTGCACTGGTGACAACAGGGGAGGCTGTTGCACCAGTTATTTCAGCATGGTCTTGGGAAGCATTGGAGAATGTCGCTAAAAAATATTCAAAGGAAGATGCAGAGTTAATAAAATGGTCCTATGCAGATTCACCATATTGTAATTTTGGTTGCGAGAATTTTGAAACTGAAAGAAAACTATTTAATGAGCGTTTACTTGACTATACTGATGAAATTAAGTGGTTTAAGGAAGTAGATTTTAGATTAGAAGCTATGGTTTTGGCTATGGAAAAAATAGATAAAAAAGAAATATTTTCTTTAAATCAACCGAGAAGTAAAGTGTATGTGAACGTTGAGGTGATACCTCCTGATGAAACAAATACAATCAGAGCATTACGTCTAAATAAAAGGGGAAATATTTTGGCTTGGCTTAATGAAGCTGCAGAAGAATAA
- a CDS encoding DUF1629 domain-containing protein, with amino-acid sequence MNYCRLLASYKRDVYFFYSDENKYNRFDLEKGIPYSQHKRLLYVVDRFDSYLEQYDILPTVGGKLVSLKLKMLIERLGSDCEFIPAIIKSAETGEINDSYFVMNVLNLIPCLDHNRSDYEPLVKSIPDGPISLNFIAFIPKSLNGHHVVRMKESKEEIVVDEVFVDACRKEKIKGVLLVKEGNVRSPEFVDLK; translated from the coding sequence ATGAATTATTGTAGATTGTTAGCTTCTTACAAACGAGATGTATATTTCTTTTATTCTGATGAGAACAAGTATAATAGATTTGATTTGGAAAAAGGTATACCTTATTCTCAACATAAAAGACTTTTATACGTGGTAGATAGGTTCGATTCTTATTTAGAACAGTATGATATTTTACCAACAGTCGGTGGCAAATTAGTAAGTTTAAAGTTAAAAATGCTAATAGAAAGATTAGGTTCAGATTGTGAGTTTATTCCTGCAATTATAAAATCTGCAGAAACGGGAGAAATAAACGATTCCTACTTTGTAATGAATGTTTTAAATCTAATTCCTTGTTTAGATCATAATAGATCAGACTATGAACCACTAGTTAAATCCATACCTGATGGGCCTATTAGTTTGAATTTTATTGCTTTTATTCCAAAATCCCTTAATGGACATCATGTCGTAAGAATGAAAGAATCCAAAGAAGAGATAGTTGTAGATGAAGTTTTTGTGGATGCTTGCAGAAAAGAAAAAATTAAAGGTGTTCTGTTAGTTAAAGAAGGAAATGTACGTAGTCCGGAATTTGTTGATTTAAAATAA